The Streptomyces asoensis DNA window GGTCTCCGCTTTTCACTTCCCCGCGGCGAACCGCCGCTCCCGATCGAGAACGGCCCCCGCCTCCCCGTGCGGAGAAGTACTACGCGTAGTACTTCCGTGCGGGGAAGCGGGGGCCGTTCGTCATGCTCTGGCTTTCGCCACGGCCTCGGAGGCCGATGGCGTGCGCCCCACCCTCGGCCTCACCCGCGGCCTCCGCCGTTGCCGTTGCCGTTGGTCTGGCCCTGGAAGAACGTGCCGCCGTTGTTCGAGTTGTTGCCGCCGTTCGACGAGCCGCCGTTGGTCAGCAGGCCGGTGAGGAAGCCGCCGTCGTTGCCGCCGTTGTTCCCGTTGCCGTTCCCGTCCCCGTTGTTGCCGTCGTCGTTCTTGTCACCGTCGCCGCGGTCCTTGGAGGGCGGGTTCGGGATGTTGACGAGGTTGAAGGGCGGGGCCTCCTTGCCGGAGAGGGCGCCGGTCATGGCGTCGCGCCAGATCGGGCCCGGGGTGTCGCCGCCGTAGACCTGGGCGTGGTAGACGCCGCCGATGGTGATGTCGGTCATCTCGACCTTCTGGGTGGCGCTGCCGACCCAGACGGCGCCCGCGAGGTTCGGGGTGTAGCCGACGAACCAGGCGTTCTTGCGGGAGTCCGTGGTACCGGTCTTACCGGCGTTCGCCCGGCCGGACAGGCCCGCCTGCTGGCCGGTACCGGAGTCGACCACGCCGCTGAGCAGCGTGTTCACGGTGTCGGCGGTCTTCTCGGACATGGCCCGCGAGCACGTCGACTTGGGCACCTCCAGCGACTTCTGCTGGTCGCCGACCTTCTGGGTGATCGACTCGATGGCGATCGGGGTGCAGTACATGCCGCGCGAGGCGAAGGCGGCGTAGGCGGTGGCCATGGTCAGCGGGGAGATGCCCTTGGAACCGAGGGCGATGGCGGGCACCTCGGGGAGCTTGTCGCCGTTGCCCTGCACGACGTGCAGCGCGTCGGTCATCTTCACCACGGGGCACAGGCCGATGTCGGAGATCATCTGCACGAAGTACGTGTTGACCGAGAGCTCCATGGCCTTCTTCAGCTGGTACGGGCCCTTCTCGGACTCGCTCTCGTTCTCCAGCTTCTCGCCGTTGTTGTTGACCCACGGCTTGTTGTCGCAGGTCTGTACCGGGCTCGGGTACTCCATCTGGTACGGCGACGAGTACTGCTGGTTGACCGGGCGGCCCTCCTCCAGCGCGGCCGCGGCCACGAACGGCTTGAAGGTCGAACCGGTCGGGAAGCCGTAGTTCGAGCCGCCCATGGAGGAGCTGACCGAGTAGTTGTACTCGGTCTCGTTCTTGCCGTAGCCGTAGGGCTTCGACTGGCCCATGCCGAGGATCTTGCCGGTGCCGGGCTCGACGAGCGTGGTGGCCGCGGCGACCTTGTCCGACTTGTAGACGTGGTCCTTGAGCGAGTCCTGGACGGACTTCTGGGCCTGCGGCTGGAGCGTCGTGCGGATGGTCAGACCGCCCCGGTTCCAGATCTTCGCCCGCTCCTCCTTGGTCTTGCCGAAGACCGGGTCGCTGAGGAAGACGCGCTCGACGTACTTGCAGAAGAAGCTGGCGCCCTTGGCGGCGGTGATGCAGCCGTTCTTCGGCTCCTTGACCTTCAGACCCAGCGGGGCCTTCTGCGCGGTGGCCGCCTCGGTCGCGGAGATGTCGCCGACCTCGGCCATCCGCTTCAGGACGGTGTTACGGCGCTCGGTGGCCGCCTGCGGGTGGCTGACCGGGTCGTAGAAGCTGGGCGACTGGACGAGCCCGGCCAGCAGCGCCGCCTGCGGGAGGGCGAGGTCCTTGGCGTGCGTGGAGAAGTAGCGCTGGGACGCCGCCTCGACGCCGTAGGCCTGCTCGCCGAAGAAGGTGATGTTCAGGTAGTTCTCGAGGATCTTCTTCTTGCTGAGCTCTTCCTCGAGCTGGATCGCGTACTTCAGTTCCTTGATCTTGCGGCCGATGGTCTGCTGGGTGGCCTGCGCGACCTTCGTCGGGTCGTCGCCGGCCTCCTCGACCGCGACG harbors:
- a CDS encoding transglycosylase domain-containing protein, with product MPKKRSGGGLSPTQQAAKFLGVSVLAGALLAGIALPAFGALGLAAKGSVESFDELPANLKTPPLSQRTTILDAAGGQIATVYSRDRTVVDLKNISPYMQKAIIAIEDSRFYEHGAVDPKGVLRALNQNVQSSGVSQGASTLTQQLVKNVAVEEAGDDPTKVAQATQQTIGRKIKELKYAIQLEEELSKKKILENYLNITFFGEQAYGVEAASQRYFSTHAKDLALPQAALLAGLVQSPSFYDPVSHPQAATERRNTVLKRMAEVGDISATEAATAQKAPLGLKVKEPKNGCITAAKGASFFCKYVERVFLSDPVFGKTKEERAKIWNRGGLTIRTTLQPQAQKSVQDSLKDHVYKSDKVAAATTLVEPGTGKILGMGQSKPYGYGKNETEYNYSVSSSMGGSNYGFPTGSTFKPFVAAAALEEGRPVNQQYSSPYQMEYPSPVQTCDNKPWVNNNGEKLENESESEKGPYQLKKAMELSVNTYFVQMISDIGLCPVVKMTDALHVVQGNGDKLPEVPAIALGSKGISPLTMATAYAAFASRGMYCTPIAIESITQKVGDQQKSLEVPKSTCSRAMSEKTADTVNTLLSGVVDSGTGQQAGLSGRANAGKTGTTDSRKNAWFVGYTPNLAGAVWVGSATQKVEMTDITIGGVYHAQVYGGDTPGPIWRDAMTGALSGKEAPPFNLVNIPNPPSKDRGDGDKNDDGNNGDGNGNGNNGGNDGGFLTGLLTNGGSSNGGNNSNNGGTFFQGQTNGNGNGGGRG